The Thermococcus peptonophilus genomic sequence TCCAGCTATGAGGAAGATAGGCTTCTTAACTCTGTCCGCGTACTCAATGGGATGTATCTCCTTTCCGCCGCTGAAGAGCTTCGTAAATGGCTTGACGAAGACGTAAAGCCACTCTGGAAGGTTAGCGAAGTACTTCAGGCCCCTTGCCCCGGTTTTGTCAAGGTCCATCGGAGGTGAGTCGGCAACGCCGCAGCAGACGTCTTCAATCTCAGCGAGCGACCTTATGGTGACCATTGCACCCATTGAGAATCCGATGAGTCCAATCTTGCCTGCCTTCTCCGGGTGGGTCTTCTTCAGCCACTCCACGGCGGCCTTGACGTCCAAGAGCTCTTTGTCGCCAACTGTTGTGTACTTCCCCCCGCTCTTTCCGTGGGCACGGAAGTCAAAGACGAGGACGTTGTAGCCTCCCTTCAGGAGGAACTCAACGGTCGGCTTCATGTAGAGGGGGTACCATCTGCTGGCGGTGTAACCGTGGAGCGGGATGACCGTTTTGTCGCTCCCGTTGTCAACCCACCAGCCGCTGAGCTTAACTCCATCTTCCGTTGTGAACTCGACATCTTCGTAGTCAAAGCCAAAGTCCTTCGGTGTCCAGTCTTCAACCAGCCTTGGAGGTTTGACCATCTTGTAGCCGACGAAGGCCACAAACGCGAGGAAAACAATGAGGACAAGAACAAAAATGAAAAGGAGCAATCCCATCACTCCTTCCCTCCCTCGACGTCGAGATTCTTCATCATCCACACCATTGGCAGTGCGAAGAGGACGAGGAGAGCACCTATCGGGAAGAGCACCCTGTAGTTCTCACCGGCTAAATCCACTATTGCCCCACCGATCGTTCCTGCTAGGAGTACCGGAAGGGAGCGGGTGGCCTCAAAGAAGCCGTAGTACCTGCCGGTAAAGGCCTCCCTCTCGAACTTGGTCAGGAGGTCGCCGATTACAGGGTATGATGCCGCCATGAGGATTCCCCAGCCTATGCCCGCTATTCCAAGGGTTATCGTTATCTGGGCCTTGGTCGTTATGAACCATCCCCATATCTGGGGGATTGCAAAGATGAGGCCGCCAAGGACTATGCTCAGCCTCCTGCCTAGCTTGTCGTAAATGATTCCCCCAGGAAGGGCGCCGATAAGCACTGTGACGTTGAAGAGCGCCATCAGGTATAGACCGAGGGAGGTTACCGCTTTGATGTTCTCTTCCGTTGCTGAACCGTAGAGTATGAATGCGAGGATTCCGTATAGGAAGACCGCTATGAACTCAAAGCTCATCCACCAGAGGGTCTGCGCCGCGTAGAACTTGAGGAAGTCCCTGTTCCTGACGATGCTCCAGAGGTACTCTCCAAGGCTCTCGTTCTCCTCGATGTCGGGTGCTTTAGGTTCTCTAACGATTAGGTAAACAAAGACCGCGGCACCTATGAGGAAGAACGCCGTGACGAGGAAGGGTATCTTGAGGTAGGGCGTCTGGGTGAGTGCCTTTATTCCCTCGCTCTCTCCGGTCATCGCCACGGCCTTAGCGATGAGGTAGCCGGCCAGCCCGAAGAGGAAGAGGTTGCCGGCCCACTCAAGCAGGGTTATCACACCGCTAGCTGTACCGCGCTTCCCGCTCTCGATGGTGTCGGGCATAAGGGCCCTGAACTGGGCCGTATAGAGGTGCATCGAGAGGTAGAACAACGCAAGAGTCAGGGCGAAGCCGAGCAGGGGGACGCCCATAGCGTAGGCGGTGTATATCATTATGGCCGCTATGCCCGCCAGAAGGCCTCCAATCATGATGAAAGGTCTTCTCCTTCCGTGCTTCGACTTGAGCGTATCGCTGTAATAGCCGAGGAGCGGTGGGACAAGTATTCCGATAAGCCCCTCAAGGGCCAGGATCGTGCCTTTAACAAACGCTGACTGGGTATAACTTGAGAGCAGCGGGAAAGACAGACCCTTGTTGAGTGCCCATCCAACGCTCCTGCTGAATCCGAGCAGGGCGAGACCAAGGACAAGGCCCCAGCTGAAGCCCTTCCTCACAACCTTTTGGCTCGATTCGGATTCCATGTTAACACCTCCTTAATTTTCGTTGTTCTACTAAATATAGCCAGACTAGACAAAATTCTGGTTGTTGTTACTTTTTACAATTTCGGGTTTGCGCACTAGGAGGTTTCCAAATAACAAAAGGGAAGGAGAGAATTCAGTCCATATCGGGGACGTACTCGTAAGCGTCCTCAGCACCTCCTTTGACGTCCCCCCGTCTGACGAACTGCATTGCTATCAATGCCAGCAGGAAGAACGCCACTGCAAACGGCAGGAGAGTTTCGTAGCCTATCAGATCCAGCAGTGCACCGGCGAAAGGCGGTGCTACCAGATTGGCTGCTTGGCTGAAGAAGTAGTACAACCCCGTGTATCCGCCGACCTTTTCGTTCACGGTCATGTCAACGACCATTGGGAGCGAGTTGACGTTCACCATGGCCCAGCCTATTCCGCCGAGGAAGAACAGGCCCATGAACCTCATGATAACGGGGTCTGTAAGGGCAACATCCTGCGGCTTGGATGTTTCACCGATGAAGAACGCTGCAAGGATTATTGCGATCACCGTGAGGAGGCCGAGGGTTATCGTTTTCCTCCTCCCTATCCTCGCCCCGAGGAACCCTACCGGTATTGCGAAGATCATGAAGCTGAGACTGAACATTCCCAGCATAAAGGCACCCGTGCTTTCTATTTTTCTGGTTATCTCGGTTTCAGGGGCTCCCACTGGGATTCCATAGAGGTGGTACTTGACGTAGCTGGTAAAGAACGTCTCAAGGGAGTTGAAGGCTATGAACCAGAAAAATATCGCTAGGAGAATCGCCATAAGGCTCTTCTCGTGGCTGGCAAAGACGTCCTTGAGGTTCTCCTTGAGCTCGCCGAAGCTCTTGTGGGATGTTTCAGACAGGAGCTCCATTATGTTTATCTTCTTGCCTGGAACGCGGTACTCTTCGGGCTCCGGGACAAAGAGCACAACCAGCAGGTTGGCCAGGAGCATTATAAGGGCGCCCGCATAGAAGGGGTAAGCGTAGTTCATATCGTAGAGCACTTTGCCGCCGAAGTAAGCTAGAAGGGCGCCGAGACCTCCCATGAAGTTGATTATGCCGTTAGCCTGGCTCCTCTTTTCGCTGGGGGTTATGTCTGGCATGAATGCAACAACCGGTGAGCGGAACAACGCCATGAAGAAGTTCATGAAGATTATCGTGCCCATGAAGAGAGCAAGGTTACCGTGTTCCCTCGCCACGGGAATGAGCGCGAACATCAGCGCCGCTGATGGCGCGCCAAGCAGGATGTACGGCTTTCTCCTTCCAAGCCTAGTCCGTGTCATGTCGCTGAGCGCACCCAGGAACGGCAGGAGCAGGACGGCGAAGAGGTTGTCTATCGTCATTATGAAGCCCGTTATCGTCCTGTTCATGTGGAAGGTGTCCTGCAGGAATATTGGGATGTAAGCGTTGTAGAGTGCCCATATTATGCTTATACCGAAGAAACCGAAACCGAGCAGGAATATTCTGCTGTATTTGAACTCCACCATTTTCATCCCCCCAGACGATAGAGGCTAGAGTAATCTCTAAAACTGTGGATAGAAGGGTTTTTAAGGCTTTTTTGAACATAATCGGGCAGGATGGAAGTGCTCACGTTAGGACACCGGG encodes the following:
- a CDS encoding alpha/beta hydrolase, translated to MGLLLFIFVLVLIVFLAFVAFVGYKMVKPPRLVEDWTPKDFGFDYEDVEFTTEDGVKLSGWWVDNGSDKTVIPLHGYTASRWYPLYMKPTVEFLLKGGYNVLVFDFRAHGKSGGKYTTVGDKELLDVKAAVEWLKKTHPEKAGKIGLIGFSMGAMVTIRSLAEIEDVCCGVADSPPMDLDKTGARGLKYFANLPEWLYVFVKPFTKLFSGGKEIHPIEYADRVKKPIFLIAGEKDPLVKVEEVKEFYERNRKINPNVELWVTDAPHVRTLKFHPEEWKAKVREFLRKYL
- a CDS encoding MFS transporter yields the protein MESESSQKVVRKGFSWGLVLGLALLGFSRSVGWALNKGLSFPLLSSYTQSAFVKGTILALEGLIGILVPPLLGYYSDTLKSKHGRRRPFIMIGGLLAGIAAIMIYTAYAMGVPLLGFALTLALFYLSMHLYTAQFRALMPDTIESGKRGTASGVITLLEWAGNLFLFGLAGYLIAKAVAMTGESEGIKALTQTPYLKIPFLVTAFFLIGAAVFVYLIVREPKAPDIEENESLGEYLWSIVRNRDFLKFYAAQTLWWMSFEFIAVFLYGILAFILYGSATEENIKAVTSLGLYLMALFNVTVLIGALPGGIIYDKLGRRLSIVLGGLIFAIPQIWGWFITTKAQITITLGIAGIGWGILMAASYPVIGDLLTKFEREAFTGRYYGFFEATRSLPVLLAGTIGGAIVDLAGENYRVLFPIGALLVLFALPMVWMMKNLDVEGGKE
- a CDS encoding SLC45 family MFS transporter, which encodes MVEFKYSRIFLLGFGFFGISIIWALYNAYIPIFLQDTFHMNRTITGFIMTIDNLFAVLLLPFLGALSDMTRTRLGRRKPYILLGAPSAALMFALIPVAREHGNLALFMGTIIFMNFFMALFRSPVVAFMPDITPSEKRSQANGIINFMGGLGALLAYFGGKVLYDMNYAYPFYAGALIMLLANLLVVLFVPEPEEYRVPGKKINIMELLSETSHKSFGELKENLKDVFASHEKSLMAILLAIFFWFIAFNSLETFFTSYVKYHLYGIPVGAPETEITRKIESTGAFMLGMFSLSFMIFAIPVGFLGARIGRRKTITLGLLTVIAIILAAFFIGETSKPQDVALTDPVIMRFMGLFFLGGIGWAMVNVNSLPMVVDMTVNEKVGGYTGLYYFFSQAANLVAPPFAGALLDLIGYETLLPFAVAFFLLALIAMQFVRRGDVKGGAEDAYEYVPDMD